The stretch of DNA TGCACTCACTTTAGTTAGTGCCCCAGCCGACACACAGACCAGACAGATACACTCAAATAACATAACACAACACGGCACAACACAACAGAGCACAACAGAAGATGTCGTGTAGGAAACCGATGGGTGACGTGCTCAAATAATATGATGGTGTGGCAGTCCTTGTATCGTGCCTAAAGTAGCCCGAACCTGCCGTCCAAACCGACCCCccttgctgctgccccGCCTGTTAAGATCCCACAAGTGCCACGTTACGACAATCCGTTTGTTTGCTGAACCTTGTGAATTTGGCTCAGCCCCGGCTTTTTTTCACATCCAGCAAGTGGAGGTGGCAGGAGAGCAGGCGGTGGGGCGACACACGAGGTTATATACCTGGTTGCGGAGATGGCCATGACCCGGGCGAGGTGGTGGGTTCAAACTCCGAGTTTTTCCGGAGCACGGCGCCTTAGACCGATATATCCGAGCATAGCACATGTATCGGATTGGCGCACTCGCacgtactggtacatgCTGTAGGCCCCCACTATTATCACATGTTTCATGCAAAAGAGGGGGTTATTAATTGGGGATAAGTATTGcttgaacaaaaaaaaacagctcTCGGGCGACATCGTCGAGACCTTGAAAATCGGGACTCTGAAGAGATCCATGTCTCACTTGTCTCTGACAACCCCGCACGCTTAGTCATGGCTTAGACGTGAACCCGACTCCAACTTGTTTTAGCGGTAATTGTACGCATGCAATTACACTTGCACGGCTACAACAAGACACCCCGATAATACTGggctcgtactgtactgtagctccaGATATGCCAAATGACCTCATCCACATGACCAACTAAGGTAATTTAACGGCTCCAAACGGCTCTGGACATTAGCTACGCCAAGTCGGAAGAAGATAACCCGAGCACCTTAGCCTGAACCAAGAGCTAGATGGACTTGGAGTTTGACCAATACATTTGTCATTTTGTCGTGAGTATCATGAGGTGTTTATTGATGGATATTGGGTCTTGGACATGAAGCGGCAATCGCGGAAATCAATGCGAATCAATGAGACAATCAAATGAGCTCTTGTGCCATAATACTACAGTAAGAGTACATACCATCCTGTTATGTTTGTTCTTATTCTTATACTGCAGCTTTCCCTCGAACTCATccacttgtacagtagtatatatactggTGCAGAagcgagtacgagtacgaccaactactcgtatgtactgtactgtactcgtaccgtacACATATACGAGCCGTATAAACAGAGATGAGACGTCTCAGTTGTATTCCCAACTGAGTGGAAAAGAGTATTACACTATATTACAAATTGACATTGTTACTCATcactgtacgagtagctacTTGGGGTGGGTGGGTTCTAATGGAGTCTAGGTACAAGTGTGTGATGGACATACTTACGGAGCACTTCACAATAGACTTGAAATAGATGATTCAAGACAACCTGATCGTATCTATCTTCTGCAGAGTTTTTTCTATCATCTGGTCCCAATTCTTTCGATTTATTTTGCTCAGAAATTTCTTTGGACTGTCTCCAGAGAGTTCGTAGGTCTTAGTTAAGGTAACAGGTTTTAATTAGAGTAGCAGTAAAATTccaactactgtacacaaGCTCAACTGAAAATTGACACACACATTAACTACCGTAAAGCAATCCCTAATTAAACCAACTAATCGTACTCCTCACTTAAGCATTCAAGACTACATTCAGATAGATACAGTTGATATTCAATTATCACAAAAGCACATCCACCATCTAATTCAACTGCCTATTTCAGCTCGAACTCCTCAGAATTCCTCCAAAACCTCTCCAAAACCACCATCTTCACTTGAATCGACATGGCCCTCGAACCCTCATTAAGCTTCCCAGCCACATGCGCTCATCAACAGGTTACTGTCCTGTATAACTGGAGATGCTATACTAGTAGAATATCGCATCAGATTATATGTTGTATCACAACATTTACCATGTAGCAGCCCTCTGATCTAATGCATAAATACCCCCGCCGTCCCCCTCGGGGGTTTGCCACTTATCGATACCGCAACTCTATATTCCCCATCATGCGTCCGGTGCTAATCAGCCACCCTCACACTTAACCATACAACAtacacacatacacacgCATCATGTCCGTGCGAgaacagctccaggaaATGGGATTTCCCCCGGCCCGAATCGAGGcctccatcaagaacaCGTCCGGCTCTCTGGAGGACGCAATTGGCTGGCTGGAATCCAACCAGATTGACTACGACAAGGGCGTCTATGCTGCTGATGCCGAGGAGCAGACCGTCACGGGAGGCGTGTctgtggttggagacacAAAGGCGCCCGACGCATCAGCCGCCCCGATTGACGTGGATGCCCAGGAGGCGGCTGCTGAGGCCGAagtcgagaagaagccactgtccaaggaggagaaggaggccaagctggacgagctgcGGGCCAAGGCAGCGATTCGAAAGGCCGAGAACGAAAAGAAGGATGCGGCCGAGCGAAAGCGAAACGACGAGATTTCGAAGAAGTCCCAGAAGGACAACcaggccatcaaggacgagatggagCGAAAGACCGCCATCAGAGAAGCGCAGAAGAAGCGCAAGGAGGCCGCAGACGACAttgccgccaagaagcgaaTCAAGGATCTCATTGAGGCCGACAAACGGGCTCGGGCCGCTGAAAAGACAGGTACTAAACCCgcccctgctcctgctcctgtgCCTGCTTCGaaacctgctgctccccGAGCGGCCCCCACAGATTCGCGGATGCAGTTCCGAGTACCTGGCCAGCCCCCCATCGTCAAGACCTTCCCCGTGGAAACCAAGCTGCAGGCTGTCGCCGA from Yarrowia lipolytica chromosome 1D, complete sequence encodes:
- a CDS encoding uncharacterized protein (Compare to YALI0D05313g, similar to uniprot|Q871I8 Neurospora crassa CAD71014 Hypothetical protein 20H10.310); this translates as MSVREQLQEMGFPPARIEASIKNTSGSLEDAIGWLESNQIDYDKGVYAADAEEQTVTGGVSVVGDTKAPDASAAPIDVDAQEAAAEAEVEKKPLSKEEKEAKLDELRAKAAIRKAENEKKDAAERKRNDEISKKSQKDNQAIKDEMERKTAIREAQKKRKEAADDIAAKKRIKDLIEADKRARAAEKTGTKPAPAPAPVPASKPAAPRAAPTDSRMQFRVPGQPPIVKTFPVETKLQAVAEALSQDIGVQAGSLVFTTTFPTRKLTNADFGKTLKEADLINAAVIVSF